In Dryobates pubescens isolate bDryPub1 chromosome 8, bDryPub1.pri, whole genome shotgun sequence, a genomic segment contains:
- the SLC2A3 gene encoding solute carrier family 2, facilitated glucose transporter member 3, whose amino-acid sequence MDAKKKITASLIYAVSVAAIGSLQFGYNTGVINAPEKIIRRFFNGTLSERSGEVVSPELLTSLWSLSVAIFSVGGMIGSFSVSLFVNRFGRRNSMLLVNILAFAGGTLMAFSKMAKAVEMLIVGRFIIGLFCGLSTGFVPMYISEVSPTSLRGAFGTLNQLGIVVGILVAQIFGLEAIMGTETLWPLLLGFTVIPAVLQCVALLFCPESPRFLLINKMKEEKAQAVLQKLRGIQDVSQDIVEMKEESVKMSQEKKATVPELFRSPNYRQAIIIAIMLQLSQQLSGINAVFYYSTGIFERAGITQPVYATIGAGVVNTVFTVVSLFLVERAGRRTLHLVGLGGMAVCAVLMTIALALKDTVDWIRYISIIATFGFVALFEIGPGPIPWFIVAELFSQGPRPAAMAVAGCSNWTSNFLVGMLFPYAEKLCGSYVFLIFLVFLVIFFVFTFFKVPETKGRTFEDISRGFEGRAEASPTSPVEKNPMVELNSIQPDKEVA is encoded by the exons ATGGATGCCAAAAAG AAAATCACAGCGTCTCTTATCTATGCAGTTTCTGTTGCTGCCATTGGATCTCTGCAGTTTGGTTACAACACTGGTGTCATCAATGCTCCTGAGAAG ATCATCCGGCGGTTCTTCAACGGAACCCTGTCTGAGCGGAGTGGGGAGgttgtctccccagagctgcttacctctttgtggtccctttctGTGGCTATCTTCTCAGTAGGAGGCATGATTGGTTCCTTCTCAGTCAGCCTGTTTGTCAACAGATTTGGCAG gaggaaCTCCATGCTACTGGTGAACATCTTGGCCTTTGCTGGTGGCACTCTCATGGCTTTCTCCAAGATGGCAAAGGCAGTGGAGATGCTGATCGTTGGCCGCTTCATCATTGGCCTCTTCTGTGGCCTTAGCACTGGCTTTGTGCCCATGTATATCAGTGAGGTCTCTCCCACCAGCCTCCGTGGAGCCTTTGGCACCCTCAACCAGCTGGGTATTGTTGTGGGCATCCTGGTGGCCCAG ATCTTTGGCTTGGAGGCAATCATGGGAACTGAAACACTTTGGCCGCTCCTTTTGGGATTCACAGTCATCCCAGCAGTCCTGCAGTGTGTGGCTCTCCTCTTCTGCCCTGAGAGTCCCCGTTTCCTGTTGATCAACAagatgaaggaagagaaagcacaAGCAG TTCTCCAGAAGCTGCGTGGTATACAAGATGTGTCTCAAGACATTGTGGAGATGAAAGAAGAGAGTGTTAAAATGTcccaggaaaagaaagcaacagTGCCAGAACTCTTCCGTTCTCCGAACTACCGCCAGGCCATTATCATTGCCAtcatgctgcagctctcccagcagctgtcGGGCATCAACGCT GTGTTCTACTATTCTACAGGGATTTTTGAAAGGGCTGGTATCACCCAGCCTGTGTATGCCACGATTGGAGCTGGCGTGGTGAACACGGTCTTCACTGTGGTGTCG CTGTTCCTGGTGGAGCGTGCAGGACGCAGGACCCTCCATTTAGTTGGCTTGGGTGGCATGGCTGTGTGTGCTGTTCTTATGACCATTGCTTTAGCTCTGAAG GACACTGTGGACTGGATCAGATACATCAGTATTATTGCCACTTTTGGCTTTGTGGCTCTCTTTGAGATTGGCCCTGGCCCTATCCCGTGGTTCATTGTGGCAGAACTCTTCAGCCAGGGCCCACGGCCTGCAGCCATGGCAGTGGCTGGTTGTTCCAACTGGACCTCCAATTTCTTGGTGGGAATGCTCTTCCCCTATGCAGAG aAACTGTGTGGCTCCTAtgtcttcctcatcttccttgTTTTCCTGGTCATCTTCTTTGTCTTCACATTCTTCAAAGTACCAGAGACCAAGGGCAGGACTTTTGAAGACATCTCCAGGGGCTTTGAGGGTCGAGCAGAGGCCAGCCCCACATCACCTGTGGAGAAGAACCCTATGGTGGAGCTGAACAGTATACAGCCTGATAAAGAAGTTGCCTGA